One Tolypothrix bouteillei VB521301 DNA window includes the following coding sequences:
- the rpsR gene encoding 30S ribosomal protein S18, giving the protein MSYYRRRLSPIKPGEPIDYKDVDLLRKFITERGKILPRRITGLTAQQQRELTLAIKRSRILALLPFINAEG; this is encoded by the coding sequence ATGAGCTATTACCGTCGTCGTTTATCTCCAATCAAGCCAGGAGAACCCATTGATTACAAAGATGTAGATTTGTTGCGTAAGTTTATCACCGAACGAGGCAAGATACTCCCCCGTCGGATTACAGGGCTTACAGCACAGCAACAGCGAGAGTTAACACTAGCGATCAAACGCTCCCGGATTTTGGCTCTGTTACCGTTTATTAACGCTGAAGGCTAA
- a CDS encoding ATP-binding protein, translated as MNNTSISILLVEDSPSDAKLLQQTLSRLGGEKWQVSHFERLVDAIDACSDNGFDIALLDLSLPDSEGLNTVAEFHAAEPNIPIVVLTGFDDEEIALQAVAKRAQDYLVKGQITPQLLGRAIRYAIERGQVLKKMEESERRFRGIFEQTFQLMGLLSPEGIVLEINKTTLDICGVETDACVGKPFWELPRWNYCETSEWLKTAVAKAASGEFVREEQQVCGQDDTEIWIDFSLKPLKDNTGKVVLLIVEGRDISDRKRAEAEIRNAWEVERDLNDLKSKFVSMVSHEFRNPMTVIRTAVEILETYNKELSEQQKGKYFGQIQSALRQMLQLLDEVLLLGRSDAGKLEYQPSALDLDSFCNELVQTLQQSAGENYQINFSIQGEQTSVEMDENLLRHILTNLLSNAIKYSPKGGAIQFDLAYQDDRVNFRIQDSGIGIPLKDQQRLFETFHRASNVGRIQGTGLGLSIVKKCVELHQGLIQLESDVGVGTTFTVTLPLKPNNPKSGELTDEPWDSQKSALNPDYYRDES; from the coding sequence ATGAACAACACTTCAATTAGCATTCTCCTAGTAGAAGATAGCCCCAGCGATGCCAAACTTTTGCAGCAAACCCTATCACGTTTGGGCGGTGAAAAATGGCAGGTAAGCCACTTTGAACGATTGGTTGATGCCATTGATGCTTGTAGTGACAATGGCTTTGATATAGCTTTGTTAGACCTCTCGCTCCCTGATTCTGAGGGTTTGAATACTGTTGCCGAATTTCATGCAGCGGAGCCAAATATTCCGATTGTGGTGCTGACTGGTTTTGATGATGAAGAAATTGCCTTACAAGCTGTGGCAAAAAGAGCGCAGGATTACCTCGTTAAGGGACAAATTACTCCCCAACTTTTAGGGCGTGCTATCCGTTATGCTATTGAGCGGGGACAAGTTCTCAAAAAAATGGAGGAAAGCGAGCGTCGCTTTCGAGGGATTTTTGAACAAACATTCCAGCTCATGGGATTGCTTTCTCCTGAAGGTATTGTCTTGGAAATTAACAAAACAACTCTTGACATCTGTGGTGTTGAGACGGACGCTTGTGTGGGGAAGCCTTTTTGGGAACTTCCTCGGTGGAATTACTGTGAAACAAGCGAGTGGTTAAAAACTGCAGTTGCTAAAGCAGCCAGTGGAGAGTTTGTTCGTGAAGAACAGCAAGTTTGCGGACAAGACGATACGGAAATATGGATAGACTTCTCCCTCAAACCGTTGAAAGACAACACGGGAAAAGTTGTCTTGTTGATTGTTGAAGGTCGCGATATTAGCGATCGCAAACGTGCTGAAGCAGAAATTAGGAACGCTTGGGAAGTAGAACGGGATCTTAACGATCTAAAATCTAAATTTGTGTCAATGGTTTCTCATGAATTTCGCAATCCCATGACTGTGATTCGGACTGCAGTCGAAATTTTAGAAACCTATAACAAGGAATTGAGCGAGCAGCAAAAAGGGAAATACTTTGGGCAAATTCAAAGTGCTCTTCGCCAAATGTTGCAACTCTTAGACGAAGTTTTGTTACTTGGCAGAAGTGATGCCGGAAAATTAGAGTATCAACCTAGCGCACTAGATTTAGATAGTTTCTGTAACGAACTTGTGCAAACTTTACAACAGAGTGCGGGAGAAAATTACCAGATTAATTTTAGCATACAAGGAGAACAGACTTCAGTAGAAATGGACGAAAATTTACTGCGTCATATTCTAACGAATTTACTGTCCAACGCTATTAAATATTCTCCTAAAGGAGGAGCTATTCAATTTGACTTGGCTTATCAAGACGATCGGGTTAATTTCCGAATCCAAGATTCAGGAATTGGGATTCCATTAAAAGACCAACAACGATTGTTTGAAACTTTCCATCGAGCTAGTAATGTTGGTCGAATTCAAGGGACGGGATTGGGACTTTCAATTGTGAAAAAATGTGTGGAGTTACATCAAGGTTTGATTCAGCTAGAAAGCGACGTAGGAGTTGGAACAACGTTTACAGTCACGTTACCGTTAAAACCTAACAACCCTAAGTCTGGGGAATTGACTGACGAGCCCTGGGACTCTCAAAAATCAGCTTTAAATCCCGATTACTATAGAGATGAAAGCTAA
- a CDS encoding Txe/YoeB family addiction module toxin: protein MYLIYEHRMNADDEIKRDRIAVFQPEFLEDLEYWVDKDRKMALRIPKIVKEVLRQPFEGIGKPEPLKYEYMGCWSRRINQEHRLVYLVSEDRINFLKARYHYE from the coding sequence GTGTACTTAATCTATGAACACCGCATGAATGCTGACGATGAGATTAAACGCGATCGCATAGCTGTGTTTCAGCCAGAATTTTTAGAAGACTTAGAGTATTGGGTTGATAAAGACCGAAAAATGGCGCTTCGTATACCCAAAATAGTCAAGGAAGTTTTACGACAACCATTTGAAGGTATCGGTAAGCCCGAGCCGCTAAAATATGAGTATATGGGGTGTTGGTCGCGTCGTATCAATCAAGAACATCGACTTGTGTACTTAGTGAGTGAAGATCGAATTAATTTTCTCAAAGCTCGGTATCACTACGAATAA
- a CDS encoding DUF6888 family protein, producing the protein MQPTLEQLQECYRICSALTNMYLHASVSKDRQAF; encoded by the coding sequence ATGCAACCAACGTTAGAGCAGTTACAAGAATGTTATAGAATATGTAGCGCTCTAACTAATATGTATTTACACGCTTCAGTTAGTAAGGATAGACAGGCGTTCTGA
- a CDS encoding carbon-nitrogen hydrolase family protein: MKSYLAAAIQMTSVPNLEKNLAQAEELIDLAVRQGAELIGLPENFPFMGEESEKMAQASAIARGSETFLKTMAQRYQVTLLGGGFPVPVDDGKKVYNTALLIAPNGQELARYHKVHLFDVNVPDGNTYRESSTVMAGEQLPPVYYSQELGNIGLSVCYDVRFPELYRHIAYKNGDVLFVPAAFTAFTGKDHWQVLLQARAIENTCYVIAPAQTGLNYARRQTHGHAMIIDPWGVILADAGEKPGVAIAEINPSRIEQVRRQMPSLQHRIFV, translated from the coding sequence ATGAAGTCTTATTTAGCCGCCGCTATTCAAATGACCAGCGTGCCTAACTTAGAAAAAAACTTGGCACAAGCTGAAGAATTAATCGATTTAGCCGTGCGCCAAGGTGCTGAATTAATTGGATTGCCAGAAAATTTTCCTTTTATGGGAGAGGAAAGTGAAAAAATGGCTCAAGCCTCGGCGATCGCTCGTGGCTCGGAAACATTTCTCAAAACGATGGCGCAACGCTATCAAGTGACTCTATTAGGTGGCGGCTTTCCAGTTCCAGTAGATGATGGTAAAAAAGTTTACAACACTGCCCTACTCATCGCTCCCAACGGTCAAGAACTTGCTCGCTACCACAAAGTCCATTTATTTGATGTTAACGTTCCTGATGGCAATACTTATCGAGAATCCAGTACAGTCATGGCAGGTGAGCAACTTCCTCCAGTTTACTATTCACAGGAACTGGGTAACATTGGGCTTTCTGTTTGCTATGATGTCCGCTTTCCCGAACTTTACCGACACATAGCTTATAAAAATGGGGATGTTTTGTTTGTACCTGCTGCTTTTACAGCCTTTACAGGCAAAGATCATTGGCAAGTTCTTTTACAAGCCCGTGCTATTGAAAACACCTGCTATGTTATCGCTCCAGCACAAACAGGGCTTAACTATGCTCGCCGTCAAACCCACGGACACGCTATGATTATCGATCCTTGGGGAGTTATTTTAGCGGATGCTGGGGAAAAACCAGGAGTGGCGATCGCCGAAATTAATCCTTCGCGAATTGAACAAGTGCGCCGTCAAATGCCCAGCCTGCAGCACCGCATTTTTGTTTAA
- a CDS encoding PAS domain-containing sensor histidine kinase — MEGVSERIFTGGFTLVLQLLSGVSYSSNVAIIEDLLVLGLLFGLFFLLRGQIRTWQAVLEERKLVELESRKLAQMLDCANDTIMVRSLDERITYWNQGAERLYGWKKQEVLGKYVHILLKTVFPNPLEEIRKEFWQKGYWEGNVTHTQRDGKQITVASRWTLQRNENYQPVAILEINNNISDRKLAEEALQKAMLELEGQVEERTKELTQTLEQLQREILDRQRGLETLHQSEQRYRSLVTATAQMTWIANSEGDAITTNSGWQQVTGQTPEEVKGQGWLNAIHSDDKAQLQQIWMNAVASKSLYVAEFRLRTKNGNYRDYITRGIPVLNSDGSVREWIGACTDITERKKAEKTLRGSEELYRTLASNFPNGAVLLFDRDLRFTLVEGADLLEIGLSKELLEGQTLWEVFPPETSAGLAPFYQAALAGETNVSEVDYRDRVYKLYTLPVKNDMGEVVAGMAMTQNITQQKQVEQDLKNAKEELEIRVQERTKELTAEIAERKEAENKLEQTMEHLKRSNQELERFAFVAAHDLQEPLRAITGYTQLLAQEYQDYLNSSIQEYMGYIVEGSTRMQHLVRDLLVYYRVGSVTRSFAPSDCNAILRQVVRHIQPSITESQAIVIYENLPTVTAEPTLLIQLFQNLIDNAIKFRGTETPQVRVTAEFTKNNEWLFCVSDNGIGIKQRYLERIFEIFKRLHTQKKFPGTGIGLAICKKIIEHHGGNIWVESEMGVGTKFYFTIPLSDPQ, encoded by the coding sequence ATGGAAGGAGTGTCTGAAAGAATTTTTACAGGTGGGTTCACCTTGGTATTGCAACTCTTGAGCGGAGTCAGTTACTCCTCTAATGTTGCGATTATTGAAGACTTGCTGGTTTTGGGTCTTCTGTTTGGATTATTTTTTCTACTGAGGGGGCAAATTCGCACCTGGCAAGCCGTGTTAGAGGAACGGAAACTAGTAGAGTTAGAGAGCCGAAAACTCGCCCAAATGTTGGATTGTGCCAATGATACAATTATGGTTCGCAGCTTGGACGAACGAATCACTTATTGGAACCAAGGAGCGGAACGACTGTATGGGTGGAAAAAACAAGAAGTTTTGGGAAAGTACGTTCATATACTTTTAAAGACCGTTTTCCCCAATCCACTTGAGGAAATTAGAAAGGAGTTTTGGCAAAAAGGGTATTGGGAAGGTAATGTAACACACACACAACGAGATGGCAAGCAAATAACAGTAGCCAGTCGCTGGACATTACAAAGAAATGAAAACTATCAACCCGTAGCTATTCTTGAAATTAATAACAATATTAGCGATCGCAAGCTAGCTGAAGAAGCGCTACAAAAGGCTATGCTTGAATTAGAAGGACAAGTGGAAGAACGTACAAAAGAGTTAACGCAGACTCTAGAGCAACTGCAACGAGAAATTTTAGATCGCCAACGCGGGTTAGAAACACTTCATCAAAGCGAACAGCGCTACCGTTCCCTCGTCACCGCCACTGCTCAAATGACTTGGATTGCTAATTCTGAAGGTGATGCCATTACCACAAATTCAGGTTGGCAGCAAGTTACAGGGCAAACTCCAGAAGAGGTAAAGGGACAAGGATGGTTGAACGCCATTCATAGTGATGACAAAGCACAATTGCAACAAATTTGGATGAATGCTGTAGCAAGTAAAAGTTTGTATGTTGCTGAATTTCGATTGCGAACAAAAAATGGCAATTATCGAGATTATATAACACGGGGAATTCCTGTTTTGAACTCCGATGGCAGCGTTCGAGAGTGGATAGGTGCTTGTACGGATATTACCGAACGCAAAAAGGCAGAAAAAACACTCCGAGGTAGCGAGGAACTTTACCGCACTCTGGCGAGCAATTTTCCCAATGGTGCGGTTTTGTTGTTTGACCGAGATTTACGCTTTACCTTAGTTGAAGGTGCTGATTTACTGGAAATTGGTTTGAGTAAAGAGCTATTAGAAGGTCAGACTCTTTGGGAAGTCTTTCCACCAGAAACTTCTGCTGGGCTCGCACCATTTTACCAAGCAGCTCTAGCGGGCGAGACAAATGTTTCAGAAGTTGATTATCGCGATCGCGTTTATAAGTTATACACCCTTCCCGTCAAAAACGACATGGGGGAAGTCGTGGCTGGAATGGCGATGACACAAAACATTACACAGCAAAAGCAGGTAGAGCAAGACCTGAAAAACGCTAAAGAAGAGTTAGAAATTCGGGTTCAAGAACGGACAAAAGAACTGACTGCGGAAATAGCCGAACGCAAAGAAGCCGAAAACAAATTAGAACAAACCATGGAACATTTAAAACGTTCCAATCAGGAACTAGAGAGATTTGCCTTTGTTGCTGCACACGATCTCCAAGAACCATTACGTGCAATTACTGGTTATACCCAACTTTTAGCACAAGAATACCAAGACTATCTCAACTCGTCTATTCAAGAATATATGGGTTATATTGTGGAAGGATCGACAAGAATGCAGCATTTGGTTCGCGATTTGCTGGTTTACTACCGCGTTGGATCGGTTACTAGATCCTTCGCCCCTAGTGACTGCAATGCTATACTGCGGCAAGTGGTCAGACACATACAACCTTCTATTACTGAAAGTCAAGCGATCGTCATTTATGAAAATTTACCAACTGTGACTGCCGAACCAACTTTACTCATTCAATTATTTCAAAATCTAATTGACAATGCTATTAAATTTCGGGGCACGGAAACACCACAAGTTCGCGTAACAGCAGAATTCACAAAAAATAACGAATGGTTATTTTGTGTAAGTGATAATGGAATTGGGATAAAACAAAGGTATTTAGAGCGAATTTTTGAAATTTTCAAACGACTCCATACTCAAAAAAAGTTTCCCGGTACCGGTATTGGTTTAGCTATTTGTAAAAAAATAATAGAACATCATGGAGGAAACATTTGGGTAGAATCTGAGATGGGAGTGGGAACAAAGTTTTACTTTACGATTCCTCTATCAGACCCACAGTAA
- a CDS encoding metallophosphoesterase encodes MKIQILSDLHIEFQPFYIPDVDADVVVLAGDIHLREKGVSWAIESIPNKPVIYVLGNHEYYGSAYPKLIDKLKDFASQTNVHILENDIFTFGDVTFLGCTLWTNFELFGDPRVAGYEATQKMTDYQKIRLSPQYSKLKSIDTARICKNSVNWLKSSLCNLSGKIVIVTHHAPSKQSVPSKDREDILSAAYASNLDNLASESNAVLWIHGHIHNQLHYTIGSTRVICNPRGYPDEPNIFFNPQLLIEI; translated from the coding sequence ATGAAAATTCAAATACTTAGCGATTTACATATCGAATTTCAACCTTTTTATATTCCCGATGTAGATGCTGATGTGGTTGTCCTTGCAGGAGATATTCATTTAAGAGAAAAAGGAGTGAGTTGGGCAATAGAGAGCATTCCCAATAAACCAGTTATATATGTATTAGGTAATCATGAATATTATGGTTCAGCGTATCCAAAATTGATTGATAAACTAAAAGATTTTGCATCACAAACAAACGTTCATATTTTAGAAAATGATATTTTTACTTTTGGAGATGTTACATTCTTAGGTTGTACTTTGTGGACTAATTTTGAGTTATTCGGCGATCCACGTGTAGCTGGTTATGAAGCAACTCAAAAGATGACAGATTATCAAAAAATCAGATTAAGCCCTCAATATTCAAAACTCAAGTCTATAGATACAGCAAGGATTTGTAAAAATTCTGTTAATTGGTTAAAAAGTAGTTTGTGTAATTTATCTGGAAAAATTGTCATTGTTACACATCATGCTCCCAGCAAACAATCTGTTCCTTCAAAAGACAGAGAGGATATTTTAAGCGCTGCATATGCTTCAAATCTTGATAATTTAGCCTCTGAATCTAATGCTGTGTTATGGATTCACGGTCATATTCACAACCAATTACATTACACAATCGGTTCAACTCGCGTTATTTGTAATCCACGTGGTTATCCAGATGAACCAAATATTTTTTTTAATCCACAATTGTTGATAGAAATTTAA
- a CDS encoding response regulator, with translation MSDNQNLRPVEILLVEDSYSDANLTIKSLGKASIANNLHWVEDGEAAIEFLRHQGEYITATRPDLILLDLNLPGLDGREVLAEIKADPDLKRIPVVVLTTSADEQDVLKSYDLNANCYITKPVDIHQFLQIVHLINDFWLAAVKLPPK, from the coding sequence ATGAGTGACAACCAAAACTTGCGACCCGTTGAGATTTTGCTCGTAGAGGACTCATATAGTGATGCCAATCTCACTATCAAAAGCTTGGGTAAAGCTAGTATCGCCAATAACTTACATTGGGTAGAAGATGGTGAAGCAGCAATTGAGTTCTTGCGACATCAAGGTGAGTATATCACAGCTACACGTCCAGATCTGATTTTACTCGACCTTAATCTTCCGGGATTGGATGGGCGGGAAGTCCTCGCAGAAATCAAAGCCGATCCCGATCTCAAACGTATCCCTGTTGTGGTTTTGACAACGAGTGCAGATGAACAAGATGTACTTAAATCTTATGACTTAAACGCCAACTGCTATATTACTAAACCTGTTGACATTCACCAGTTCCTACAAATCGTGCATTTGATCAATGATTTTTGGCTAGCAGCAGTTAAGTTACCACCTAAATAA
- a CDS encoding RDD family protein, which yields MSIERVPPKHFPKVEFGRRGMALGVDFLIVWVVSSLLGGSQLGVHIVQIFVFIVGWAIVRVVVPYNNQGQSLGRYAFDIKVLEVESTRVPDLQTFLRREGIVCLSALLVSITLSNIIRNPTAILLLIPLAIDCGAAFSDTQFRQTLHDRFAKTMVISSRRGYSLDIKVKQIVDKVRRNMRQ from the coding sequence ATGTCTATCGAGCGAGTTCCCCCCAAGCACTTTCCCAAAGTTGAGTTTGGACGGCGAGGTATGGCGTTGGGCGTTGATTTTCTCATTGTCTGGGTAGTCAGCTCTTTGTTGGGTGGTTCTCAACTCGGCGTTCACATTGTTCAAATATTTGTCTTTATTGTAGGTTGGGCAATTGTACGCGTTGTCGTACCTTACAACAATCAAGGACAAAGTTTGGGGCGCTATGCTTTTGACATTAAGGTGCTAGAAGTGGAAAGCACTCGCGTTCCCGATTTACAAACATTTTTGCGGCGAGAAGGAATCGTCTGTTTGAGTGCGCTGTTGGTTTCTATTACTCTCAGTAACATCATACGCAATCCCACTGCTATACTTCTATTGATTCCCTTAGCTATTGATTGCGGTGCGGCTTTCTCCGACACGCAGTTTCGCCAAACTTTGCATGACCGTTTTGCCAAGACTATGGTGATTTCCTCGCGTCGCGGCTATTCGCTTGATATAAAAGTTAAGCAAATAGTTGATAAAGTGCGACGTAATATGAGACAATAG
- a CDS encoding ribonuclease catalytic domain-containing protein — protein sequence MEKGTLVEFRVGSDRRLGVVDRPDGKARWFVVDERGQSHSLAPRQITYTVSGQTYKPSQIPEFLAEIKPYLDPSSLEVAWELLAETGETATPAEMANLLFSESEAHHRYAAYYLLSDDKIYFKQKGDAYEPRTSSAVADRKHQLEVEALKAKGQQEFLTRVEEALKGEAVEWQRHDRHRLEALEKYASLLADIVRVGLSYDSLARAYPPPQPVQETMNLLGRPATPQGAFQLLIDLGWWSEHENLFLRRSSIPIQFPSKVIEVAQQRLDSHLPDRDINRLDLTHLKVYTIDDESTTEIDDGVSWESLHDGRERLWVHIADPTRWLLPEDDLDLEARKRGSTVYLPTGMIPMFPEVLATGPMSLVQGKICCALSFGIVLNEAGAVEEYSIHPSLIKPTYRLTYEDVDEMLHLGVEAEPEIAAIAQWASRRKAWRYAQGAISINMPEAMIKVKGEDISIDILEDSQSRQLVAEMMILAGEVAAKYGQKHNIPLPFRGQPQPELPPEQELVQLPAGFVRACAMRRCMPKSEMSITPVRHAGLGLDTYTQATSPIRRYSDLLTHFQLKAHLRGDVLPFSAEQLKEVMLSVSTITQEVTMVERQTNRYWALEYLRRNTDKVWETVVLMWLREDSGLALILLEELGLQLPMIFKRSVKLGEQILVKAAHSDPHKDVIQFQEIIYQEA from the coding sequence GTGGAGAAGGGGACGCTGGTTGAATTTAGAGTAGGTAGCGATCGTCGTTTGGGTGTAGTAGACCGTCCAGACGGGAAAGCTCGTTGGTTTGTAGTGGATGAACGTGGTCAATCCCACAGTCTCGCACCTCGGCAAATTACCTATACAGTAAGCGGACAAACCTACAAGCCTTCGCAAATTCCTGAATTTTTGGCAGAAATTAAGCCTTATTTAGATCCATCAAGCCTGGAAGTCGCATGGGAACTCCTCGCAGAAACAGGGGAAACAGCCACTCCAGCAGAAATGGCGAATTTATTATTCTCAGAATCAGAAGCGCATCATCGTTACGCTGCTTACTACCTGTTATCAGATGACAAGATCTACTTCAAGCAAAAAGGGGATGCTTACGAGCCGCGAACATCTTCGGCTGTGGCAGACCGCAAACACCAACTTGAAGTAGAAGCGCTCAAAGCTAAGGGACAGCAAGAGTTTTTGACGCGAGTAGAAGAGGCACTCAAAGGAGAAGCAGTGGAGTGGCAGCGCCACGACCGCCACAGGTTAGAAGCCCTAGAAAAGTATGCCTCGCTCCTCGCAGATATTGTTCGTGTGGGTTTAAGTTATGACAGTCTTGCTCGCGCTTATCCACCACCCCAACCAGTCCAAGAAACAATGAACTTACTGGGACGCCCCGCAACCCCCCAAGGAGCTTTTCAGCTCCTGATCGACTTGGGTTGGTGGAGTGAGCACGAGAACTTATTTCTACGGCGTTCGTCGATACCCATACAATTCCCTAGCAAGGTAATAGAAGTGGCGCAACAGCGATTAGACTCACATCTACCAGATCGAGATATTAATCGTCTGGATCTCACGCACTTGAAGGTATATACGATTGATGACGAAAGTACCACTGAGATAGATGATGGTGTGAGTTGGGAATCACTTCATGATGGCAGGGAAAGACTGTGGGTACACATTGCCGACCCAACACGCTGGCTGTTACCAGAAGATGATTTGGATTTAGAAGCTAGAAAGCGAGGTAGCACCGTATATTTACCCACAGGCATGATACCCATGTTCCCAGAAGTCTTGGCAACAGGACCTATGAGTTTGGTGCAAGGGAAAATTTGTTGCGCCCTAAGCTTTGGAATTGTTTTAAATGAAGCAGGAGCTGTAGAAGAATACAGCATTCATCCAAGTCTGATTAAACCAACTTATCGCCTCACCTATGAAGACGTAGATGAAATGCTACATTTGGGTGTAGAGGCAGAACCAGAAATCGCTGCGATCGCTCAATGGGCAAGTCGGCGTAAAGCTTGGCGGTATGCCCAAGGAGCTATCAGCATTAATATGCCAGAGGCAATGATTAAAGTTAAGGGAGAAGATATCAGCATAGATATCTTAGAAGATTCCCAATCCCGGCAATTAGTTGCTGAAATGATGATTCTTGCCGGCGAAGTTGCTGCTAAGTACGGTCAAAAACATAACATACCTTTACCCTTTCGCGGTCAACCGCAGCCAGAGTTACCACCAGAGCAAGAACTCGTACAACTTCCCGCCGGGTTTGTGCGTGCTTGTGCCATGCGTCGCTGTATGCCCAAGAGTGAAATGAGCATTACCCCTGTACGCCATGCGGGTTTGGGTTTAGATACATACACTCAGGCGACTTCTCCCATTCGCCGTTACAGTGACTTGCTCACCCACTTCCAACTGAAAGCACATCTGCGAGGTGATGTGCTCCCGTTCTCAGCAGAACAACTTAAAGAAGTTATGCTGTCCGTATCTACCATCACCCAAGAAGTGACAATGGTCGAGCGGCAAACAAACAGATACTGGGCTTTAGAATATCTGCGCCGCAATACAGATAAAGTTTGGGAAACAGTCGTTTTAATGTGGCTGAGGGAAGACAGTGGTTTGGCACTCATTCTGTTAGAAGAATTGGGCTTGCAGTTACCAATGATTTTCAAACGTTCTGTGAAATTAGGCGAACAAATCTTAGTCAAAGCCGCTCATTCCGATCCCCATAAAGATGTGATTCAGTTCCAAGAAATTATTTATCAGGAAGCGTAG
- a CDS encoding type II toxin-antitoxin system Phd/YefM family antitoxin: MLAKVSWQEFNGNIENLFSQILETGEAVVISQPEGKNVVLISEAEFNSLLETLYLLRSPANSSRLLTALKRAKAGTIEPQNVNELYKKLGLNENDIGSDVAAAS; this comes from the coding sequence ATGTTAGCTAAAGTTTCATGGCAAGAATTTAATGGAAACATAGAAAATCTTTTCAGTCAAATTTTAGAAACAGGTGAAGCCGTAGTTATTAGCCAACCTGAGGGTAAAAATGTTGTCTTAATTTCTGAAGCAGAATTTAACAGTTTATTAGAAACTTTGTACTTACTTCGTTCACCTGCTAATTCTAGTCGTTTGCTGACTGCTCTAAAACGTGCAAAAGCGGGAACAATTGAGCCTCAAAATGTTAACGAACTATATAAGAAGTTAGGATTAAACGAAAATGATATAGGTAGTGATGTTGCTGCAGCTAGTTAG
- the rpmG gene encoding 50S ribosomal protein L33, with protein MAKSKGARIVVTLECTECRTNPEKRTSGVSRYTSTKNRRNTTNRLELKKFCTHCNKHTVHKEIK; from the coding sequence ATGGCTAAGAGTAAAGGTGCCCGTATAGTAGTGACACTAGAATGTACTGAGTGTCGTACAAATCCAGAAAAGCGCACTTCTGGGGTATCGCGTTATACAAGTACCAAGAACCGTCGCAATACAACTAACAGGCTAGAACTGAAAAAGTTCTGCACTCACTGTAACAAACACACTGTTCATAAGGAAATTAAGTAG